CACCAGCCCGTCAGCATCGGGAACGGCGTCAGTAAAGAAGCCATGATGCTCGGCGTATCACCGCAGTACAAGGATGTGCGCAACCTTGCCGTCATTGCTGGACGATTCTTTGACGATCAGGACGACAGAAGCCACTCCAAGGTGGGCGTTCTCGTAGAGCCTTTTGCCCGCACCCTCTTCGGTTCCATCAATGAAGCCGTCGGCAAAAAAGTCACGATCCAAGGCATACCGATTACCGTTATCGGCGTTTTTAAGCCGCGCGTAGATACATTCGGGCAATCTGAAATCGGCGACGAGACCATGCTGGTTCCATATCCTGTGCTTCGGTACTTTACCGGCACAGATCAGGTGAAGGAGATTTTTTTCACCATGAAAGACGCGGGCGATGTCCCCCGCGCTGCGAACCAGATCCTCGCGCTTATCAAGTCGCGTCACCGTCCCGCGACCGTCTACAAGTACATGACCATGACGCCTATCCTCAAAACGATGGCGCAGATAGCGAACATGCTTACGGTCGTGCTCTCGCTCGCGGCGTTCATCACATTGATTGTCAGTGGCACGGGCATCATGAACAGCATGCTCGCCAATGTGCAGGCGCGTATTCGTGAGATCGGTATTCGCAAGGCCCTGGGCGCAACCGCTCGCGAGATCCGCCTGCAGTTTCTTACAGAAGCCGTATCCCTCTCGCTGAGTGGGGGCATCGTCGGAACGCTGCTCGGTCTTGCAATCCCGATCAGCGTCAACCTTCTGACACCGTTTAAGATTCCCATCAGTTACTGGGCGGCAGTGATCGCGCTGTCCACCAGCGTGCTCGTTGGTGTGATCTTTGGAACTCTGCCGGCCAACCGTGCTGCGGCGCTGGATCCCGTAGAGACCCTGAAATACGAATAACGCAATTACATCGGTAGAGCGAGGTGCTCCATCTCAGCCTGCATGCACTCCAGAGAGCAGTTCCGAAATTCCATACGTGCGACTGCTGTCCGCGCATCGCCGGAAGAGACGCCATAACCGCGCCCAGCAATAAACGTAGAGACCAACTCTGCTGCTTGCCATGAATCCAGACCCGCTTGGAGCAGTTCATTGCGAAGGTCTGTCAGGTCATGTAGAGCGAATTTATTGATCGATTCTGATTCCATAATGACCTCCTTCGGATAAGTTCAGTTCCCAATTAGACGTCAACCATCCCCCCGGGTTGCAATTCCCTTCCGTTACCATTGGGGCATAGGAGTCACACGAATGGTTTTGGATGGAGTCGCGATCGCTGCCGAGATTAAGGCAGAAGTGAAGAAGGAAGTAGAAGCCCTCGCAGCGAAAGGAATCAAGCCAGGCCTGGCTGTAATCCTTGTAGGCGAGGATCCTGCATCGCAGATTTATGTGCGGAGCAAGGTTAAAACCTGCGGAGAACTGGGTATTGCGAGCACCATGATCACGCCGGATGCGTCAATTTCGACCGAGGAACTGCTAAAAATTGTTGACGGACTCAATGCCGATGATGAGGTTGACGGCATCCTCATCCAACTTCCGCTGCCCAAACAGGTCGACACCAAGCGTCTCCTCGAAGCGGTTCGTCCTGAGAAAGATGTAGACGGATTCCATCCCATCAACGTCGGTCGTCTGCAGACGGGCAAAGGTGGCCTCGCTCCCTGCACGCCCGCCGGCATCATCGAAATCCTCAAACGCACCAAGCTTCCCATCGCCGGACAGCATGCTGTTGTTGTAGGTCGCAGCGACATCGTGGGAAAGCCCGCCGCCATGATGCTTCTCAACGAGAGCGCCACCGTCACCGTCTGCCATTCGAAGACGAAGGACCTTGCAGCCGAAACCCTGCGCGCGGACATCCTCGTCGCCGCTATCGGTCGTCCTGGCTTTATCACCGAAGAAATGGTCAAACCCGGCGCTGTTCTGATCGATGTAGGCATCAATCGCATGGAAGACGCTGCGGACGTGGAACTCTACTTCCCCGGCAACACGGCACGCGCAGAAGGCTTCGCCAAGCGGGGCTACACCGTCATCGGGGACATCGATCCCCGCGCCTTCGCCAAAGCCTCTGCTTACACTCCCGTCCCGGGCGGCGTCGGTGCGCTCACCATCGCCATGCTCATGCAGAACACTCTCACCGCTGCGCGTGCGCGCCGCGCCCTCGCATAAGCATGCTTCTCGTCGGTATTACCGGAGGGCCCGGCAGCGGAAAATCCACCGCTGCCGGGTTCTTTCGTGAGCTTGGCGCACACGTCACCTCTTCGGACGAAACGGCGCGTGCCCTCATGCAGCCGGGCGAAACCGTCTACGCAGAGATCGTTCGCGCCTTTGGAAGCTCCGTCGTCGCCCCAGATGGCAAGCTGGACCGCTCGGCACTCGGCAGGCTCGCTTTCTCTGAAGGACGTCTCCAGGAGCTAGAGCAACTCGTGCATCCCGCTGTCCTTGCAGCCGAAAAGGCGTGGGCAGAGAGGCTTCCTTCAGATTCCATCGGCATGGTTGAGGCGGCCATCTTTTTCGAGCGCCTCCTTCCGCCAGGGATCGACCGTTCATCGCCGTCCCCTGAAGTCCTGCAATCCGTCGCAAAACAAGTGCATCAGCGTTTCCATCGTGTCGTCCTCGTAACTGCTCCGGATGAGCAGAAAATTGAGCGCTTTGCCCGCCGAATGCTGTCCTCGCACGCCGATTCTTCGGAATCTGCCGCACGCGCGGACGCTGCTCGCCGCCTCGCCCTGCAGATCCCCGATGCCGTCAAAGCACCTTATTGCGACGAGATCCTGCCGAACGATTCCACCCCTGAAGTCCTCCGCACGCGCGTCCACGCCCTCTGGCAGAAGCTTCAATCCTGACTGATTCCGCGATAACCCGGCTTCCATAGAGGAAGACCGGTGCAGTATCGTTGAGGGGACGCCGTTTTGCGGCAAAAGTCGGAAGTAAAGGTGTTGCGCATGAAGTCTCGACGGGTCCTCCTCGTCCTCCTCTTTGTCTTCGGGTTCTACTACCTCACCACGCATATGTGGCACACAGGATCCGTCTCCGCTTTGGTCGGCCGCATCGCGCCCAACCTCGCCAGCACGACCGCGAATGCACCTCTGGGGGCCTTCGAACTCACCGAGGCCCACGCGCAGCCCGCCTACGACACAGAAGAGCAGAACAACATCGCCGTCTACAAGCGCGTCCTTCCCAGTGTGGTCAACATTACCTCCACGGCGGTCGCCTTCGACTTCTTCTACGGTGCGGTTCCGCAGCAGGGACAGGGATCGGGCTTCGTCCTCGATAAACAGGGCCTCATCCTCACGAACAACCACGTGATCGAAAACGCCCAGCGCGTTGAGGTCCAGCTCTGGGACAAGCATAAGTACAAGGCCCAGATCGTCAACGTGGACAAGGCCCACGACCTTGCACTCTTGAAGATCAATGCTCCCAATCTTGTCCCGGTAGAACTCGCCAGTTCCAGCGGCCTGCAGGTTGGCCAGAAGGTCTTCGCCATCGGCAATCCCTTCGGCCTCTCGGGAACGATGACCCGCGGCATCATCTCCGCCATCCGCTCGGTTCGTGGTCCTGCTGGTGGAGGCATTGAAGATGCCATCCAGACCGACGCCGCCATCAAC
This genomic stretch from Terriglobus saanensis SP1PR4 harbors:
- a CDS encoding ABC transporter permease; the encoded protein is MAIITKPVTRQASKPDSFERTLRSANTTMLFSETLRLAIDSFRASKVRFLLTMVGMIIGSASIILVVTIGLTGKQYALDLLSSIGPNMVEMQYVGGALSGPNNTSSPDFMTKDDEAAVDAQIAGIKASSPMLEYHQPVSIGNGVSKEAMMLGVSPQYKDVRNLAVIAGRFFDDQDDRSHSKVGVLVEPFARTLFGSINEAVGKKVTIQGIPITVIGVFKPRVDTFGQSEIGDETMLVPYPVLRYFTGTDQVKEIFFTMKDAGDVPRAANQILALIKSRHRPATVYKYMTMTPILKTMAQIANMLTVVLSLAAFITLIVSGTGIMNSMLANVQARIREIGIRKALGATAREIRLQFLTEAVSLSLSGGIVGTLLGLAIPISVNLLTPFKIPISYWAAVIALSTSVLVGVIFGTLPANRAAALDPVETLKYE
- a CDS encoding bifunctional 5,10-methylenetetrahydrofolate dehydrogenase/5,10-methenyltetrahydrofolate cyclohydrolase; the encoded protein is MVLDGVAIAAEIKAEVKKEVEALAAKGIKPGLAVILVGEDPASQIYVRSKVKTCGELGIASTMITPDASISTEELLKIVDGLNADDEVDGILIQLPLPKQVDTKRLLEAVRPEKDVDGFHPINVGRLQTGKGGLAPCTPAGIIEILKRTKLPIAGQHAVVVGRSDIVGKPAAMMLLNESATVTVCHSKTKDLAAETLRADILVAAIGRPGFITEEMVKPGAVLIDVGINRMEDAADVELYFPGNTARAEGFAKRGYTVIGDIDPRAFAKASAYTPVPGGVGALTIAMLMQNTLTAARARRALA
- the coaE gene encoding dephospho-CoA kinase (Dephospho-CoA kinase (CoaE) performs the final step in coenzyme A biosynthesis.) produces the protein MLLVGITGGPGSGKSTAAGFFRELGAHVTSSDETARALMQPGETVYAEIVRAFGSSVVAPDGKLDRSALGRLAFSEGRLQELEQLVHPAVLAAEKAWAERLPSDSIGMVEAAIFFERLLPPGIDRSSPSPEVLQSVAKQVHQRFHRVVLVTAPDEQKIERFARRMLSSHADSSESAARADAARRLALQIPDAVKAPYCDEILPNDSTPEVLRTRVHALWQKLQS
- a CDS encoding S1C family serine protease: MKSRRVLLVLLFVFGFYYLTTHMWHTGSVSALVGRIAPNLASTTANAPLGAFELTEAHAQPAYDTEEQNNIAVYKRVLPSVVNITSTAVAFDFFYGAVPQQGQGSGFVLDKQGLILTNNHVIENAQRVEVQLWDKHKYKAQIVNVDKAHDLALLKINAPNLVPVELASSSGLQVGQKVFAIGNPFGLSGTMTRGIISAIRSVRGPAGGGIEDAIQTDAAINPGNSGGPLMNSRGQVIGINTMIASNNGVDQSAGIGFAIPMNTARAVLDDIAKYGHVRRPTLAFLPLEIGPDLADQIGLPSDYGLLVQRVYPGGAAEIAGLKGGTQKAYLGNTPVMLGGDLIVAINGTEVTSMQDVSSVMNSHKAGDTVTVTVFRAKKRMEIKVTLTDAKDQQTTV